The Malus sylvestris chromosome 12, drMalSylv7.2, whole genome shotgun sequence genome contains a region encoding:
- the LOC126594101 gene encoding putative RNA polymerase II subunit B1 CTD phosphatase RPAP2 homolog, producing the protein MMGKSQPPPPQQQPMSVKDTVYKLQLALLEGVKTLDQLYLAGSIISRSDYSDVVTERTIGDHCGYPLCPSALPPESSRPRKGHYRISLKEHKVYDLHETYMYCSSSCLIGSKAFAQSLSEERCDVLDYGKVEKVLRAFGDVGLDKEEVGLGETRDLGISKLKIEEKSEAEIGDLGISKLKIEEKSEVQLGDVGVVGPSNAIEGYVPHNQRISKPLGSKKNKKGSKGKEAKTSGGKDMSFNEMDFMSCIIASDEYSVSKIPPSSGENGCETKFNESEEKVARIKNDSEKKSKQSRGGKSKISEEDIVGIREAPSTSETSQTFLIRSTKEAREEFPGDKEKSNEPKLRSSLKPSGAKKLSRSVTWADEKVEHRMNGYDTLGGIHKPLLKPSAENEVGCSVTWSDEKIDSTKSKNVCEVREVQGAKEGSGVLGNLELLDNERLESAEFCAMALRQAAEAVASGDSDVNGAVSSAGIILLPRPDGVDEDEPTEDVDMLEPEQAPLQQRNPGIPNFDLFDSEDTWFDDPPEGFNLTLSPFLTMWNSLFTWITSSTLAYIYGRDESFHEEFLSINGKEYSRKIVLVGGHSSEIKKTLAESLARTLPGVVSQLRLATPISSLEQEMSCMLETMTFVDALPAFRMKQWKVVVLLLLEGLSVCRIPALGPHMPDRRTLFHKVLDGSQITAEHYELMKDHILPLGRAPEFSAQSGA; encoded by the exons ATGATGGGGAAGAGCCAACCGCCGCCGCCGCAGCAGCAGCCCATGTCAGTGAAAGACACAGTGTACAAGCTCCAACTCGCTCTCCTCGAAGGCGTCAAAACCCTTGACCAACTCTACTTGGCCGGCTCAATCATCTCCCGCTCCGATTACAGCGACGTCGTCACGGAGCGCACCATAGGCGACCACTGTGGCTACCCTCTTTGCCCCAGTGCCTTGCCTCCGGAATCCTCCCGCCCCCGCAAGGGCCACTATCGCATTTCACTCAAGGAGCACAAGGTCTACGACCTTCATGAGACCTACATGTACTGCTCCTCGAGCTGTCTCATCGGAAGCAAGGCTTTTGCTCAGAGTTTGAGCGAGGAGAGGTGCGATGTCCTGGATTATGGCAAGGTTGAGAAGGTCTTGAGGGCTTTTGGGGATGTGGGTTTGGACAAAGAGGAAGTGGGATTGGGGGAGACTCGGGATTTGGGAATTTCGAAGTTGAAGATCGAAGAAAAGAGCGAAGCGGAGATTGGGGATTTGGGGATTTCGAAgttgaagattgaagaaaagAGTGAAGTGCAGTTAGGGGATGTGGGCGTGGTTGGTCCCTCTAATGCTATTGAGGGCTATGTTCCACACAATCAGCGGATATCCAAGCCATTGGGTtcgaaaaagaacaaaaaag GGTCCAAAGGTAAAGAAGCGAAAACGAGTGGCGGGAAAGATATGAGCTTTAATGAGATGGATTTCATGAGTTGTATAATCGCTAGTGATGAATACAGTGTGTCCAAAATCCCACCAAGTTCTGGGGAGAATGGTTGTGAAACTAAGTTTAACGAATCAGAAGAAAAAGTCGCTCGTATTAAGAATGATTCTGAAAAGAAATCCAAACAATCAAGAGGGGGAAAAAGTAAGATTTCCGAGGAAGATATTGTTGGCATTCGAGAGGCGCCTTCAACTTCAGAGACTTCTCAAACTTTTTTGATTAGAAGTACTAAAGAAGCAAGAGAGGAATTCCCTGGTGATAAGGAGAAATCAAATGAGCCAAAGCTAAGATCCTCTCTTAAACCTTCAGGGGCAAAAAAACTTAGTCGCTCTGTCACTTGGGCTGACGAGAAGGTGGAACATAGAATGAATGGTTATGATACATTGGGCGGTATCCACAAACCTTTGCTTAAACCTTCAGCAGAAAATGAAGTCGGTTGCTCTGTTACCTGGTCTGATGAGAAGATTGATAGCACTAAGAGTAAAAATGTTTGCGAGGTTAGAGAAGTGCAAGGTGCAAAAGAGGGTTCTGGTGTATTAGGGAATTTGGAATTGCTAGATAATGAACGTTTGGAATCCGCCGAATTCTGTGCCATGGCATTGAGGCAGGCAGCAGAAGCTGTTGCATCTGGAGATTCTGATGTTAATGGTGCTG TTTCGAGTGCTGGAATTATTTTATTGCCACGTCCAGATGGTGTGGATGAAGATGAGCCTACTGAGGATGTTGACATGCTTGAACCAGAACAAGCTCCTCTGCAGCAAAGAAACCCTGGAATTccaaattttgatttgtttgactCTGAGGATACTTGGTTTGATGATCCGCCAGAGGGTTTCAACTTAACT TTATCACCTTTTTTAACAATGTGGAATTCACTCTTTACATGGATAACATCATCTACACTAGCATATATATATGGGAGGGATGAAAGCTTTCATGAAGAATTTCTCTCTATTAATGGGAAAGAGTATTCCCGTAAGATTGTCTTGGTTGGTGGCCACTCTTCTGAAATCAAGAAAACTCTGGCTGAATCTCTTGCTCGGACTCTACCAGGAGTTGTTTCCCAACTTAGGCTTGCAACACCAATATCTAGTTTGGAGCAAGAAatg AGCTGCATGTTGGAGACGATGACTTTTGTTGATGCACTACCAGCTTTCAGAATGAAACAATGGAAAGTggttgttcttcttctccttgagGGTCTCTCTGTTTGCAGGATTCCTGCACTCGGTCCTCACATGCCGGATA